One Amorphoplanes digitatis genomic window carries:
- a CDS encoding sensor histidine kinase, protein MIDLRRASDLWRRSPVTVRDLPLALVFVVASVTPALESHGTQLGELPNRPFDALTVIVVGLECLPLAVRRRWPAVCLALVSLGFVIDQLRGYHTVAGAALAVALLSAGAYVERHRRLVLLLACTAYVMLALALDRLGSSEGVAGFTTFFLVMAIAWGAGSWLRQTRAAEAERRLRLAESTRDAERSRIARELHDVVTHHVTAMVIQAEAARYLTAAPDRLDQTLTAITDTGRRAIADLRQMLDLLNPDHSTEIRTPSVGELGTLVEQTRRAGQPVEFTEDGRPQESAGSAEVTAYRVVQEALTNALKYDHGARTLVHVQYGPREISVEVNSAGSGSRTASPGGSGRGLAGLRERVGVLGGEFTAGPRAGGDFVVRARIPTGPTS, encoded by the coding sequence GTGATCGACCTCCGGCGGGCCTCGGATCTGTGGCGGCGGAGCCCCGTCACGGTCCGGGATCTCCCGTTGGCCCTCGTGTTCGTCGTCGCGTCGGTGACGCCGGCGCTGGAGAGCCACGGCACGCAGCTCGGTGAACTGCCGAACCGGCCCTTCGACGCGCTGACCGTCATCGTGGTCGGTCTGGAGTGCCTCCCGCTCGCCGTCCGCCGGCGCTGGCCGGCCGTCTGCCTCGCCCTGGTGTCGCTCGGCTTCGTGATCGACCAGCTTCGCGGCTATCACACCGTCGCGGGCGCCGCGCTGGCCGTCGCGTTGCTGAGCGCCGGCGCCTATGTGGAACGTCACCGTCGGCTGGTCCTGCTGCTGGCCTGCACGGCGTACGTGATGCTCGCCCTCGCCCTCGACCGGCTCGGATCGAGCGAGGGTGTTGCCGGGTTCACGACGTTCTTCCTGGTAATGGCCATTGCCTGGGGCGCCGGGTCCTGGCTGCGCCAAACCCGTGCGGCCGAGGCGGAGCGGCGGCTGCGGCTGGCCGAGAGCACCCGCGACGCGGAACGTTCCCGGATCGCCCGCGAGCTGCACGACGTCGTGACCCACCACGTGACGGCGATGGTGATTCAGGCCGAGGCGGCACGGTACCTGACCGCCGCGCCAGACCGGCTCGACCAGACCCTTACCGCGATCACCGACACCGGCCGGCGGGCCATCGCGGACCTGCGGCAGATGCTCGACCTGCTCAACCCGGACCACAGCACCGAGATCCGTACCCCGTCCGTCGGCGAACTCGGCACCCTCGTCGAACAGACCCGGCGCGCGGGCCAGCCGGTGGAGTTCACCGAGGACGGCCGGCCGCAGGAGTCGGCGGGCAGCGCCGAGGTCACGGCCTACCGGGTCGTGCAGGAGGCACTGACGAACGCCCTCAAGTACGACCACGGCGCCCGCACCCTGGTCCACGTCCAGTACGGCCCGAGGGAGATCAGCGTGGAGGTCAACAGCGCGGGCTCGGGGTCACGCACCGCATCCCCCGGCGGGAGCGGGAGAGGCCTCGCCGGGCTCCGCGAGCGGGTCGGGGTGCTCGGCGGCGAGTTCACCGCGGGACCACGCGCGGGTGGCGACTTCGTCGTGCGGGCGCGCATACCCACCGGGCCCACCTCGTGA
- a CDS encoding ABC transporter permease, with protein MSLAPARTDAVASPGPPPAGGDRRLGDIVRGARSRAVGIVLPLILLGGWQLLASSGIYSAAQLPPPGEVATAFAELAGRGELWHHLAISTQRVLIGFAVGAGSGLLLGGLVGLSRTASAVLSPTVQAIRAVPSLAWVPLLLLWLGIGETPKIVLVAIGAFFPVYTTVAAALAHVDPHLIEVGRAYGRSGVRLLVTVLFPAATPAILSGLRLGLAQGWLFLVAAELIASSMGLGFLLIDSQNTGRTDVMLLAIILLALLGKLSDTLLGLGERRLPVVRR; from the coding sequence GTGAGCCTTGCCCCCGCGCGGACCGACGCCGTCGCGTCACCCGGACCGCCGCCGGCCGGCGGTGACCGCAGGCTCGGCGACATCGTGCGCGGGGCTCGGAGCCGTGCCGTCGGCATCGTGCTCCCGCTCATTCTGCTGGGCGGCTGGCAGTTGCTGGCGTCCTCCGGGATCTACTCCGCGGCCCAGTTGCCGCCACCGGGCGAAGTGGCGACGGCCTTCGCCGAGCTGGCCGGCCGCGGCGAGCTCTGGCACCACCTCGCGATCAGCACCCAACGGGTTCTGATCGGCTTCGCCGTCGGTGCCGGGTCGGGCCTGCTGCTCGGCGGCCTGGTCGGGCTTTCCCGTACGGCGAGCGCTGTGCTGTCGCCCACCGTGCAGGCGATCCGGGCGGTGCCGTCGCTGGCTTGGGTGCCCCTGCTGCTGCTCTGGCTCGGCATCGGCGAGACACCCAAGATCGTGCTGGTGGCGATCGGCGCGTTCTTCCCGGTCTACACGACGGTGGCCGCGGCGCTCGCGCACGTCGATCCGCACCTGATCGAGGTAGGTCGGGCGTACGGGCGATCCGGCGTCAGGCTGCTCGTCACCGTCCTGTTTCCCGCCGCGACCCCCGCTATCCTCTCGGGGTTGCGGCTGGGCCTGGCGCAGGGGTGGCTGTTCCTGGTCGCCGCGGAGCTGATCGCGTCCTCGATGGGCCTCGGCTTCCTGCTGATCGACAGTCAGAACACCGGGCGCACCGACGTGATGCTGCTGGCGATCATCCTGCTCGCGCTGCTCGGCAAACTCAGCGACACGTTGCTCGGCCTGGGAGAGCGGCGCCTGCCGGTGGTGCGGCGTTGA
- a CDS encoding dienelactone hydrolase family protein produces the protein MSLVGRTLPLLLVLAVGGGWLVLGAGHELRREHAASAGVPLEEVHPPSGAPHPGVVVAHGYSGSAKLMASFGDTLAARGYVVVLLDFTGHGANPRPLPDQAAGSSGSTLALQRDLDVAVAHLRSLPDVDPSRIALVGHSMGAGAVTRYAAAHPEVTATVAISLPDSSVASAEAPARLLTMVGALEFPAFHSAAVGAAAQRGDRAVRVVGGTEHITILYAPETHRETVAWLDRAFGVPRDDSAIPYPGRRLIGAALLALAFLLAFSPIAAVLAGSGDSPWPRLARPKAPPWAATIRIAAVTAAATVAGAITARFLPTTALPLAIAGYVIGYAAVTGALLLAYASRRPAPGPTISRPRLLLAVPYAVVAIAVPVHLGLTHARPVGDRWWLLLIVWAAFALLAYAAERVAGGVALHLLLIAAIFVIVLAAAAVTGLTSGFVILVLFPLIGLMLWQTVWSAFLNRFAVSPWVIALTGSVVVAWPLTVTLPLAGH, from the coding sequence ATGAGCCTCGTGGGACGTACGCTGCCTCTGCTGCTCGTCCTCGCGGTCGGCGGCGGCTGGCTGGTCCTCGGAGCCGGTCACGAACTGCGGCGGGAGCACGCCGCCTCCGCCGGGGTACCGCTCGAGGAGGTGCATCCGCCGTCGGGCGCGCCCCACCCGGGCGTCGTCGTCGCGCACGGCTACTCCGGATCCGCGAAGCTGATGGCCTCGTTCGGCGACACCCTGGCGGCCCGCGGCTATGTGGTCGTCCTGCTCGACTTCACCGGCCACGGCGCCAACCCGCGACCGCTACCGGACCAGGCCGCAGGCTCGTCCGGCTCCACCTTGGCGCTCCAGCGTGACCTGGACGTGGCGGTGGCGCACCTGCGCTCGCTGCCGGACGTCGACCCGTCGCGCATCGCCCTGGTCGGGCACTCGATGGGCGCGGGCGCCGTCACCCGCTACGCGGCAGCCCACCCCGAGGTGACCGCCACCGTTGCGATCTCCCTGCCGGACTCGTCCGTCGCCTCCGCCGAGGCCCCCGCCCGGCTGCTCACCATGGTGGGCGCCCTCGAGTTCCCCGCCTTCCACTCGGCCGCCGTCGGCGCCGCCGCCCAGCGCGGCGACCGCGCCGTCCGCGTCGTGGGCGGCACGGAACACATCACCATCCTGTACGCACCCGAGACCCACCGGGAGACGGTCGCGTGGCTCGACCGCGCGTTCGGCGTGCCACGCGACGACAGCGCGATCCCGTACCCCGGACGGCGCCTGATCGGTGCGGCGCTGCTGGCGCTGGCGTTCCTGCTCGCCTTCTCCCCGATCGCGGCCGTGCTCGCCGGCTCGGGCGACAGCCCGTGGCCGCGTCTCGCGAGGCCGAAGGCGCCACCGTGGGCGGCGACGATCCGGATCGCGGCGGTGACGGCAGCGGCGACGGTGGCCGGGGCGATCACGGCCCGGTTCCTGCCCACGACCGCGCTGCCGCTGGCGATCGCCGGCTACGTCATCGGATACGCGGCGGTCACCGGGGCGCTGCTTCTCGCGTACGCATCCCGGCGCCCCGCGCCCGGGCCCACGATCAGCCGTCCCCGTCTCCTGCTGGCCGTACCGTATGCGGTGGTCGCGATCGCCGTACCGGTGCACCTGGGATTGACGCACGCCCGGCCGGTCGGTGATCGCTGGTGGCTCCTGCTCATCGTCTGGGCGGCTTTCGCCCTGCTGGCGTACGCCGCCGAACGCGTCGCCGGTGGCGTCGCGCTGCATCTGCTGCTGATCGCGGCGATCTTCGTGATCGTCCTGGCGGCCGCCGCGGTCACCGGGCTGACCAGCGGCTTCGTGATCCTGGTGCTGTTCCCGCTGATCGGCCTGATGCTCTGGCAGACGGTGTGGAGCGCATTCCTCAACCGGTTCGCCGTGTCCCCGTGGGTGATCGCCCTGACCGGTTCCGTCGTCGTGGCCTGGCCGCTGACGGTCACCCTGCCCCTCGCCGGCCACTGA
- a CDS encoding aliphatic sulfonate ABC transporter substrate-binding protein, whose protein sequence is MRIARTVLVAALAAILPAGCVSGEDTPAAAPAGGAAVTLRLDYAYYNPASLVLRQQKWLETGLASQGVTVSWQLSAGSNKANEGLRADALDVGSTAGAAALVARANGTPIKTIGVFSQPEWAAIVVPKGSSITTVAGLRGKKIAATKGTDPYFFLLRALDEAGLSPNDITVVNLQHADGRTALERGQVDAWAGLDPLMAQSEVDAGSKLIYRNVAFNSYGVLNARESFLAAHPDLAQAVVNAYERARQWIKDNQDGAVELYSREAKISPQVATLVLTSRTSLDVDPVPGAAQRAVFEKILPVLIADANVKSESAARAALDTLLEPKFANARSTT, encoded by the coding sequence ATGAGAATCGCGCGTACCGTGCTCGTCGCGGCCCTGGCGGCCATCCTGCCTGCCGGATGCGTCTCGGGTGAGGACACGCCGGCCGCCGCTCCCGCCGGCGGTGCGGCGGTGACACTGCGGCTGGACTACGCCTACTACAACCCGGCCAGCCTGGTCCTGCGTCAGCAGAAATGGCTGGAGACCGGGCTGGCATCGCAGGGCGTGACCGTGAGCTGGCAGCTCTCCGCCGGCAGCAACAAGGCCAACGAGGGCCTGCGCGCTGACGCGCTCGACGTCGGCTCCACCGCCGGTGCGGCCGCGCTGGTGGCCCGCGCCAACGGGACGCCGATCAAGACCATCGGCGTGTTCAGCCAGCCGGAGTGGGCGGCGATCGTGGTACCGAAGGGCTCCTCGATCACGACGGTGGCCGGGCTGCGCGGAAAGAAGATCGCGGCGACCAAGGGTACGGACCCGTACTTCTTCCTCCTGCGCGCACTGGACGAGGCCGGGCTGTCGCCGAACGACATCACGGTGGTCAACCTGCAGCACGCCGACGGCAGGACCGCGCTGGAACGCGGCCAGGTCGATGCCTGGGCCGGGCTGGACCCGCTGATGGCGCAGAGCGAAGTCGACGCCGGATCAAAGCTGATCTACCGCAACGTGGCCTTCAACTCCTATGGCGTGCTGAACGCACGCGAGTCGTTCCTGGCCGCCCACCCCGACCTCGCTCAAGCCGTGGTGAACGCCTACGAGCGGGCCCGACAGTGGATCAAGGACAACCAGGATGGCGCGGTGGAACTCTATTCCCGCGAGGCGAAGATCTCGCCGCAGGTGGCGACGCTCGTCCTGACCTCACGCACCAGCCTCGATGTCGACCCGGTGCCGGGCGCCGCGCAGCGCGCCGTCTTCGAGAAGATCCTTCCGGTCCTGATCGCGGACGCCAACGTCAAGAGCGAGAGCGCGGCCCGCGCGGCGCTGGACACGCTGCTGGAACCGAAGTTCGCCAACGCCCGGAGCACCACGTGA
- a CDS encoding CPBP family intramembrane glutamic endopeptidase → MRLIKQFLTVAAVAFVGGQAVAAVQGNAWLSLALGLLTAALAVLGYAWVVRRTEHRAPTEVARAGAAGRIVRGALLGVAMFAAVIANIAFLGDFHVDGLGSVTGAAGLIGVMAAAAATEELLFRGVLFRVIEERTGTWIAMLLTGVLFGLMHLLNPDASWWGAIAIAIEAGFMLAACYAATRNLWVPIGLHFGWNFAAAGIFSAVVSGNGESKGLLESTTSGSALVTGGDFGPEGSLYAVGAGVALTLVFLWLARRRGNLVPRRRRTDGVQPTVTVSR, encoded by the coding sequence ATGCGACTGATCAAGCAGTTTCTGACCGTTGCGGCGGTCGCCTTCGTCGGCGGTCAGGCCGTCGCCGCGGTCCAGGGCAACGCCTGGCTCAGCCTGGCCCTCGGCCTCCTGACCGCCGCACTCGCGGTCCTCGGCTACGCGTGGGTGGTACGGCGTACCGAACACCGCGCGCCCACGGAGGTGGCCCGCGCCGGAGCAGCCGGCCGGATCGTCCGAGGTGCGCTCCTCGGGGTCGCTATGTTCGCCGCCGTCATCGCGAACATCGCCTTCCTCGGCGACTTCCACGTCGACGGCCTGGGCTCGGTGACGGGCGCGGCCGGGCTGATCGGGGTCATGGCCGCCGCGGCGGCGACCGAGGAGCTGCTCTTCCGCGGCGTGCTGTTCCGCGTCATCGAGGAACGCACCGGTACCTGGATCGCGATGCTGCTGACCGGCGTGCTGTTCGGCCTGATGCACCTGCTCAACCCGGACGCCTCCTGGTGGGGTGCGATCGCGATCGCGATCGAGGCCGGTTTCATGCTCGCCGCCTGTTACGCCGCAACCCGCAACCTGTGGGTGCCGATCGGTCTGCACTTCGGCTGGAACTTCGCCGCCGCCGGCATCTTCAGCGCGGTGGTCTCCGGCAACGGCGAGTCGAAGGGGCTGCTGGAGTCCACGACGTCAGGTTCGGCCCTGGTCACCGGCGGCGACTTCGGACCCGAGGGCAGCCTGTACGCGGTCGGTGCCGGTGTGGCGCTGACCCTGGTGTTCCTGTGGCTGGCCCGCCGCCGCGGTAACCTCGTCCCGCGCCGCCGTCGCACCGACGGCGTGCAGCCGACCGTTACAGTTTCCCGGTGA
- a CDS encoding cysteine desulfurase-like protein — translation MAIDLTALRAHFPALDHGLAFFDGPGGTQTPRPVADAIVATLTGPLSNRGAVSTSELNAEHAVTRFRAAYADLLNVPAAGVVHGRSATQLTYDFSRHLAKNWQAGDEIVLSRLDHDCNVRPWIQAAERTSVTVRWIEIDTKTTELDLDAYARVLSPRTRLVAVTAASNVLGTKPPVRRIADLAHECGALVFVDGVHYAAHDLVDVPAMGADLFVCSPYKFLGPHCGVLAAAPELLETIQPDKLLPSTNAVPERFEYGTLPYEMLAGAAAAVDFLAAMDPGTQPGRRERLAHSLGSLHDHERVLRARLEEGLRTLGDAVTLHSKAADRTPTLLMTLDGRDARQAQLHLAARDVLAPAGSFYAHEPFTALGLPDAALRVGLAPYNTVEEVDRFLDGLTSFLG, via the coding sequence ATGGCCATCGACCTGACCGCCCTGAGGGCGCATTTCCCCGCCCTCGACCACGGCCTCGCCTTCTTCGACGGCCCGGGTGGGACGCAGACCCCGCGCCCGGTCGCCGACGCCATCGTCGCGACACTGACCGGCCCCCTGTCCAACCGCGGAGCGGTCAGCACCTCCGAGCTCAACGCGGAACATGCCGTCACGAGGTTCCGGGCCGCCTACGCCGACCTGCTCAACGTGCCCGCCGCCGGCGTCGTACACGGCCGCAGCGCGACCCAGCTGACGTACGACTTCTCCCGCCACCTGGCGAAGAACTGGCAGGCCGGCGACGAGATCGTCCTCAGCCGTCTGGATCACGACTGCAACGTACGCCCCTGGATCCAAGCGGCCGAGCGCACGAGCGTGACCGTGCGCTGGATCGAGATCGACACCAAAACCACGGAGCTGGACCTCGATGCGTACGCGCGGGTGCTCTCCCCCCGGACGCGGCTGGTCGCGGTCACGGCCGCCTCGAACGTGTTGGGCACCAAGCCGCCGGTCCGCCGGATCGCCGACCTGGCGCACGAGTGCGGTGCCCTGGTGTTCGTCGACGGCGTGCACTACGCCGCACACGACCTGGTGGATGTGCCCGCGATGGGCGCGGACCTGTTCGTCTGCTCGCCCTACAAGTTCCTCGGGCCGCATTGCGGTGTGCTCGCGGCGGCGCCGGAGCTCCTGGAGACCATCCAGCCGGACAAGTTGCTCCCCTCCACCAACGCCGTGCCGGAGCGCTTCGAGTACGGCACCCTGCCCTACGAGATGCTGGCGGGCGCCGCCGCCGCCGTGGACTTCCTCGCCGCGATGGACCCGGGCACGCAGCCCGGCCGCCGGGAGCGGCTCGCGCACTCGCTGGGCTCCCTGCATGACCACGAACGGGTGCTGCGCGCGAGGCTTGAGGAGGGCCTGCGAACTCTCGGTGACGCCGTCACCCTGCATTCCAAGGCCGCCGACCGCACCCCGACGCTGCTGATGACCCTCGACGGTCGCGATGCCCGCCAGGCCCAACTCCATCTGGCCGCGCGCGACGTCCTGGCCCCCGCCGGGTCCTTCTACGCTCACGAGCCCTTCACCGCATTGGGGCTGCCCGACGCCGCACTGCGGGTCGGCCTGGCGCCCTACAACACCGTCGAGGAAGTGGACCGGTTCCTCGACGGTCTCACCTCCTTCCTCGGCTGA
- a CDS encoding ABC transporter ATP-binding protein translates to MQEQAGLELSGVGKVFTADGRRRTVLTGIDLTVAPGEVVALLGPSGCGKSTVLRLAGGLDTPTSGTVSVDGRPVRGIEPRCAVVFQEPRLLPWRTLHCNVAYGLPRGVTGVKARQEVERWLTVVGLSAFAQHRPRQLSGGMAQRAALARALARRPGVLLLDEPFAALDALTRLRMQDLLADVQRAAGTTVLLVTHDVDEALHLADRIVLLGAGDSTPDGAATIRLVLPIPGVRPRDRGDATLAELRAGLLAELGVGTPAHS, encoded by the coding sequence ATGCAGGAGCAGGCGGGTCTCGAACTCTCCGGGGTGGGCAAGGTCTTCACCGCGGACGGCCGGCGCCGGACGGTGCTGACCGGCATCGACCTGACCGTGGCGCCCGGTGAGGTGGTCGCGCTCCTCGGCCCGTCCGGATGTGGCAAATCCACCGTGCTGCGGCTGGCCGGCGGCCTGGATACTCCCACCTCGGGAACCGTCTCGGTCGACGGGCGGCCGGTGCGTGGCATCGAACCCCGCTGTGCGGTCGTCTTCCAGGAACCACGCCTACTGCCCTGGCGCACCCTGCACTGCAATGTCGCCTACGGCCTCCCGCGCGGCGTCACCGGGGTCAAGGCGCGGCAGGAGGTCGAACGCTGGCTCACCGTTGTCGGTCTCAGCGCCTTCGCGCAGCACCGGCCGCGGCAGCTGTCCGGCGGCATGGCGCAGCGGGCCGCGCTCGCCAGAGCGCTCGCACGCCGGCCGGGGGTGCTGCTGCTGGACGAGCCGTTCGCGGCACTCGACGCGCTGACCCGGCTGCGCATGCAGGATCTGCTCGCCGATGTTCAGCGGGCCGCCGGTACCACCGTGCTGCTGGTCACCCACGACGTGGACGAGGCGCTGCACCTCGCCGACCGGATCGTCCTGCTCGGCGCCGGCGATTCGACCCCGGACGGCGCTGCCACGATCCGGCTGGTCCTGCCGATCCCCGGTGTACGACCGCGTGACCGTGGTGACGCGACCCTGGCCGAGTTGCGCGCTGGGCTGCTGGCCGAGCTCGGCGTGGGAACCCCCGCGCACTCCTGA